ACCGGCAGCTACTAATATATCATGACCTCATAGAGAAAGAGAACCCATGACTTAGTAAGGCCTACCCATGACGGTCGAATTGGTGTAGAATCAATGATTGGTTTGTAAAGTTTTAGGATAAGCCAAAAGTACGATTACAATAAAGCCATGCACGTGAAGTTACTTCCTCTATATGTCATGAATGAGGCACGTGGGTCTTCTTCATTCAATTACGTCATTTATCTGTCCAAATCCATAggaattatctttttttttttttaattgcttgtCCTAAATTTAAATGGCAGTATAGTTGTATCAAAATTCAGAAAgacattaataatttttttatgatgatgcatAAATGTGGAACTCATTTACTTGTACCAAAATCTCAGTAAAACAATAAATGACTGAAATGCAATATTAGGTGCATCTTCTTttttcgaccaaaaaaaaaaggtgtatcTTCTTTTACGTATCTTTTTGCAGCTGACATAAATATCTTATCTAGCTTttttctcaaacaaaatattccttccattttttttagttgttgtttttagAGTTAATTTTTTAGTTCATAAGTATTACGTACTCATCCTTTTGTATTTACGATGCaaacaattttctaattttatttctgaGTTTTAGCTTATTAACTgcatatatcaaataaaaatatatattaatgaacagcaaaacagaaaatttaattgttttttaatatgtgtaaaTTAGTTGACACAATAACGTGCTACGTGCGTTTCCATTTGCATGTCAAAATTATATGATGAAAATATCTAAACtttctgacaaaaaaaacatctaaacTTCTATTAAAATGCATTTGTACTAACTACAAACTACAAACTACAGTACTAGGTCttttgttttatgaaaaaaaactatgttaaacaattaataaatgCATTTCTGCTAATTCTTATTTCATGAAGTGCAACTATACTAGTACTATAGTAGTAACTGAAGAAAATGATTAATTACGTAATGCTaattaagatattaataatagtCTACATGGGTTTCCGGACAAATGTCGTCTGACAAAAGGTCTTTGCGAAAAGGCGGAGGAAGAAAAGGAGGACGAGTACACATGAGCAATGCCCAATTCACTCCTTGGAAAAATGGGTGGCGTTTCACGGCCGTTGCCCCGAGAGATGATCCTAACCGTCGGCTCGGGTCCTTGGCCAGTAGCTGAGAGATCAGATCCTTGGCCGCGCTTGGAATCGTTGGCTCTTTTGGGAATTCGAGTGCTCGAGCCACGATGTTCGCAAGAGTGAACTCGTGGTCCATCCCTTTGAATGGCGTCGTTCCGTAGAACAGCTCGAACATGAATATCCCCAATGTCCACCAGTCCACCGCACTCCCATGCCCTTCTCCTGCCATCCACATATTATGTTTCACTCATGTTAGGAGAGCTTGGGCACTATTTAAGGATTTGGTATGTTCTacacaaaaaagcaaaaaaaaaagggtagtTGAGAATGAGGTAGATTTGAAGAATACCTGAAACAATCTCAGGAGCCAAGTACTCATGCGTTCCAACGAAGGACATGGAACGTACATCCACAGGCTCAGCGACAAGCTCAGGACCGTTATTACGGTGATCGGTTTTCTTCTTGCGCCTCCGGATTCTCGGGTGGAAACAAGAGACAGCAGGGACAATACAGTTAGGGATCATGCAAGAGGACGATGTGGTTTGATGGTGGTCCATGCCTTGGTTCTCGTTCTGGTCAGACGAGCCGTTAGGAAGGTTGTTCCGGTTCAGCACTATCTGTGGTGTGGAAGTCGATTCGTCACATTTTAAGGAGAGATCAAAATCGGTTAGCATGATGTGACCATCTGATCGAACCAACACGTTCTCAGGCTTTAAATCACGGTAAACAATCCCCAACATGTGAAGATATTCAATGGCTACGATCACTTCCGATACATAGAATCTGAAAAATAGTTAAGAGATGTTGAGATTAGCATAAtgtgaaaagaagagagacaaagagaagaaaacatggTAGTGAGGACAAAACGAATAATTGAGATTTTGCAATAATTTTAAACAAGAGTTTTGTTTGGAATCTTTTTGGTTACGATTTTAGGTAATGTGACAAAACAGCATTTGTTGGATTTGGGGacaagaagatgatgtttttgggtttgatgTCACTATACACAAGGAACAAAAATGGACCTACAAGGTTGGTTGGCTTAACGAACTCTTTTGTCTAATAGAGAGTTTCTGGTGCTAAGACATTACCCCAAGATTCCTCCAGCCGACCCTTTTTGTCCTTCACGGGTccacaatcaacaaacataCATACTccacacaaaaacagagtaaaactGTACAACAGGCAAACTTCTAAGAACAAGTTCACACAAATGATAAAACCCGAAACTTATTCGGTTCATCTATCCACTTCCGTAAAACCATTGTTCTCTATATCATTTCAAGAAAAACCAGAATCTAATTTAGTAAGTTTCTAATGTAAAATGCAGCTGAGTGGAGAGAAATGGGAccttgaaattatttttgtcgGACAAccttaaaaatatagatatatattaaggAATCCCGACAAATCATGATAAAAGATTCGACTACATGTTTTGGTCCCAATTCTCAATCATTTTACTTTAACAGCAAAGAAGAAACCTTGTAAAAACTCAGTTACATAAGAAGTTAGATGTAACTTAACCTTGACTTCAGTTTTAGAATCGTCAACGTGTAAACCACTACACTAGTCAATCTGACAAATAacttaagaacacaaaacaaatcagaTCTAAACATctaccaagaagaagaacaagatccGGTTTTCTAGTAATTATCACGTGATACAAAAATTGGTCCATAAAGGGATAAATAAGTGGCTAACCTCAACTAACAAACAATGATATAACTTCATCTACTACCAAACCGCACTATACCATCGACTCTAAACCACAACTACTTTTCAAAACAAAGTTTcataatttttccaaaaatttcctCTTAATTTGTAGGACCAACTCATTAAGATTATTtgacaaaatataattcataataaCCACCGGTTTTAATAGCTGGGATGTGCTTGTACTGTAACCACATGCCcaactacaaaagaaaaaaaaaatatactattcatttttttgttcccATCCACGGCATGCTACGTGATTTAATTCAATCACCTGGGTTCCACCACAAAACTTACACGTGTCCTTAAATAAATTTTTCGAGAGCGAAGTCAAACCCCACTCgttttgacttttttattttatttttaagcaTCGCACCAGATTGCAACTATACTTAAATTATGCTGCCCTACGCTATACGCACACATGTAAGTAAGATGCACACTTTTGTCAATCGTGCGTACATCTGCggacatatataaaaatagccactctattggtttaaaattaaaaatacacttTCTAGTCCCTTTTCTTGTGTGGCGCAAATAGACTTTTCCaagtttatattaaaaaaaaaagcattatcGAGCAcatcaatcaataaataaatatattccaATAacaaaaatctagaaaaaaaatcatttcaaatttataagCTAGCGTTAGTGAAAACTGCCAAAATTACGGAAATAAAAACCTCGATTGTGTGTGATTTTCACTAAGATAATTATAACAAGTAACAACCTTAACGGGCCTATGTCATAATTAGTCTATAATttcccttaaaaaaaaactacatatatagtataaataaaTGGCCTCTCTatggttttaaacttttaattaaaaaatacactttttagtccctttttttgtgtggtctaAATAGACTTTTCTAGTCtagtcttaaaaaaatataagcacATCAGTCAATAAATAACTTATTCCAACAACAAATctacaaaatttgtatataag
The Camelina sativa cultivar DH55 chromosome 6, Cs, whole genome shotgun sequence genome window above contains:
- the LOC104790708 gene encoding serine/threonine-protein kinase D6PKL2-like, whose amino-acid sequence is MEPWIDDLGDDLQSVSFTSAGTTVNRSTSSGSRSSSSAAALTPAPSAHGSFSSSKLPPSLRSSLSLSDLRFRLRLGSGDIGSVFLAEFKSLTAVNVTETTAVKLPLLAAKVMDKKELASRSKEGRAKTEREILESLDHPFLPTLYAAIDSPKWLCLLTEFCPGGDLHVLRQKQTYKRFHESAVRFYVSEVIVAIEYLHMLGIVYRDLKPENVLVRSDGHIMLTDFDLSLKCDESTSTPQIVLNRNNLPNGSSDQNENQGMDHHQTTSSSCMIPNCIVPAVSCFHPRIRRRKKKTDHRNNGPELVAEPVDVRSMSFVGTHEYLAPEIVSGEGHGSAVDWWTLGIFMFELFYGTTPFKGMDHEFTLANIVARALEFPKEPTIPSAAKDLISQLLAKDPSRRLGSSLGATAVKRHPFFQGVNWALLMCTRPPFLPPPFRKDLLSDDICPETHVDYY